From a single Ascaphus truei isolate aAscTru1 chromosome 2, aAscTru1.hap1, whole genome shotgun sequence genomic region:
- the LOC142487250 gene encoding uncharacterized protein LOC142487250 isoform X2, which produces MADRFQTYIAENTQGSSTEADQEFLAAALQAERLANDALDCRFGKQVTDEQTKGGTENGVRSVKRTIKQHNPDPSIMTNQKRASKMHRHQSVRSPKVAAEMQIQNKKPRAPQPEKKVNAEMQTQNKKPRAPQPEKHASKTTVRHATRRVPDKCTPAHDNEQPSTSKALYGVKRPTTTVTVTIEPPPATMLNSPTAKADIISRATGGESARINTTPVSGLQQAQLENILRRIDFGRRPRVNDPAVAQPTIKRRRVPLQDITPVTNSKSQGFPLQDITIVTNNDHGAQKGQSGNCTTINDIDTPHYWRWFYNHFVFWIDLNRLIENVISDLKTLIFVKEHERDLERMKALLLRLRRSSDIFHKGVMHLKGDSGANNQNIIHDVIITTPCTDNTHPKATTALCIEDESDIESRGCTEYLFWVDVKRSINAFMRELYSHCWVPHVERNMCMEPAFKLKLDRLTTVFSNGAQLLTNS; this is translated from the exons ATG GCTGACCGCTTCCAAACATATATTGCCGAAAATACACAGGGGAGTTCCACAGAGGCAGACCAAGAAT TTTTGGCTGCTGCACTTCAAGCTGAGCGGTTGGCTAATGACGCTCTAGACTGTCGATTTGGAAAACAGGTTACCGATG AACAAACCAAGGGGGGTACGGAAAACGGTGTACGATCTGTCAAACGTACGATCAAACAGCACAACCCTGATCCGTCCATAATGACAAATCAAAAACGGG CTTCAAAAATGCACCGGCACCAAAGCGTTAGAAGCCCAAAAGTCGCCGCTGAAATGCAAATCCAGAACAAGAAACCACGGGCCCCGCAACCTGAAAAGAAAGTCAACGCTGAAATGCAAACCCAGAACAAGAAACCACGGGCCCCGCAACCTGAAAAGCATG CCTCAAAGACGACCGTAAGGCATGCCACTAGACGTGTTCCTGATAAATGTACCCCTGCACACGACAATGAGCAGCCCAGCACATCAAAAGCTTTGTACGGTGTAAAGCGACCAACAACAACGGTTACGGTTACAATCGAACCACCACCAGCTACAATGTTGAACTCCCCAACAGCAAAGGCGGATATCATTTCGCGTGCCACCGGCGGTGAGTCAGCACGCATAAACACAACACCTGTATCAGGCCTGCAACAAGCCCAGTTGGAAAATATATTGCGTAGAATTGACTTTGGCAGACGCCCACGTGTAAATGACCCTGCTGTTGCACAGCCAACAATTAAAAGACGAAGGGTGCCTTTACAGGACATCACACCGGTCACAAACAGTAAAAGTCAAGGGTTTCCTTTACAGGACATCACGATTGTCACAAACAATGATCATGGGGCGCAGAAAGGTCAGTCAGGTAACTGTACGACGATTAATGACATTGATACACCGCATTATTGGCGATGGTTCtataatcattttgttttttggATAGATTTAAATCGGCTTATAGAAAATgtaataagcgacttgaaaacatTGATTTTTGTGAAAGAGCATGAACGCGATTTAGAGCGCATGAAAGCCTTGTTATTAAGGCTTCGCCGTTCAAGCGATATATTTCACAAGGGTGTAATGCATCTAAAGGGGGATTCAGGGGCCAACAACCAAAACATAATACACGACGTAATAATAACAACACCGTGTACTGACAATACACACCCAAAAGCCACAACAGCGCTGTGTATAGAGGACGAATCTGACATTGAGAGCCGGGGTTGTACTGAATACCTTTTCTGGGTGGATGTAAAGAGGTCTATCAACGCATTCATGCGTGAACTGTATTCACATTGTTGGGTGCCTCATGTCGAACGCAACATGTGTATGGAGCCGGCGTTCAAACTAAAACTTGATCGTTTAACGACTGTATTTAGCAACGGGGCCCAATTACTAACCAATTCATGA
- the LOC142487250 gene encoding uncharacterized protein LOC142487250 isoform X1, with the protein MQADRFQTYIAENTQGSSTEADQEFLAAALQAERLANDALDCRFGKQVTDEQTKGGTENGVRSVKRTIKQHNPDPSIMTNQKRASKMHRHQSVRSPKVAAEMQIQNKKPRAPQPEKKVNAEMQTQNKKPRAPQPEKHASKTTVRHATRRVPDKCTPAHDNEQPSTSKALYGVKRPTTTVTVTIEPPPATMLNSPTAKADIISRATGGESARINTTPVSGLQQAQLENILRRIDFGRRPRVNDPAVAQPTIKRRRVPLQDITPVTNSKSQGFPLQDITIVTNNDHGAQKGQSGNCTTINDIDTPHYWRWFYNHFVFWIDLNRLIENVISDLKTLIFVKEHERDLERMKALLLRLRRSSDIFHKGVMHLKGDSGANNQNIIHDVIITTPCTDNTHPKATTALCIEDESDIESRGCTEYLFWVDVKRSINAFMRELYSHCWVPHVERNMCMEPAFKLKLDRLTTVFSNGAQLLTNS; encoded by the exons ATGCAGGCTGACCGCTTCCAAACATATATTGCCGAAAATACACAGGGGAGTTCCACAGAGGCAGACCAAGAAT TTTTGGCTGCTGCACTTCAAGCTGAGCGGTTGGCTAATGACGCTCTAGACTGTCGATTTGGAAAACAGGTTACCGATG AACAAACCAAGGGGGGTACGGAAAACGGTGTACGATCTGTCAAACGTACGATCAAACAGCACAACCCTGATCCGTCCATAATGACAAATCAAAAACGGG CTTCAAAAATGCACCGGCACCAAAGCGTTAGAAGCCCAAAAGTCGCCGCTGAAATGCAAATCCAGAACAAGAAACCACGGGCCCCGCAACCTGAAAAGAAAGTCAACGCTGAAATGCAAACCCAGAACAAGAAACCACGGGCCCCGCAACCTGAAAAGCATG CCTCAAAGACGACCGTAAGGCATGCCACTAGACGTGTTCCTGATAAATGTACCCCTGCACACGACAATGAGCAGCCCAGCACATCAAAAGCTTTGTACGGTGTAAAGCGACCAACAACAACGGTTACGGTTACAATCGAACCACCACCAGCTACAATGTTGAACTCCCCAACAGCAAAGGCGGATATCATTTCGCGTGCCACCGGCGGTGAGTCAGCACGCATAAACACAACACCTGTATCAGGCCTGCAACAAGCCCAGTTGGAAAATATATTGCGTAGAATTGACTTTGGCAGACGCCCACGTGTAAATGACCCTGCTGTTGCACAGCCAACAATTAAAAGACGAAGGGTGCCTTTACAGGACATCACACCGGTCACAAACAGTAAAAGTCAAGGGTTTCCTTTACAGGACATCACGATTGTCACAAACAATGATCATGGGGCGCAGAAAGGTCAGTCAGGTAACTGTACGACGATTAATGACATTGATACACCGCATTATTGGCGATGGTTCtataatcattttgttttttggATAGATTTAAATCGGCTTATAGAAAATgtaataagcgacttgaaaacatTGATTTTTGTGAAAGAGCATGAACGCGATTTAGAGCGCATGAAAGCCTTGTTATTAAGGCTTCGCCGTTCAAGCGATATATTTCACAAGGGTGTAATGCATCTAAAGGGGGATTCAGGGGCCAACAACCAAAACATAATACACGACGTAATAATAACAACACCGTGTACTGACAATACACACCCAAAAGCCACAACAGCGCTGTGTATAGAGGACGAATCTGACATTGAGAGCCGGGGTTGTACTGAATACCTTTTCTGGGTGGATGTAAAGAGGTCTATCAACGCATTCATGCGTGAACTGTATTCACATTGTTGGGTGCCTCATGTCGAACGCAACATGTGTATGGAGCCGGCGTTCAAACTAAAACTTGATCGTTTAACGACTGTATTTAGCAACGGGGCCCAATTACTAACCAATTCATGA